CAGAGCGTTTACCATTAATTAAGGCATAACCAGCTACTAAATCGGCTCCGTCTTTAACAGTAGCCACATCTCGGAGCTGTAAATTTTGTACACTACCTTTAAATAGGGGAATGTTTTCGAAATCTTTTACCTTTTTAATGGTATAATTGGTTGGTGTGATATAGTTTTTATCGCCTATCCTCACATTTCCCGAAGGAGCGGTTTGGTTATTTAGCCTAATGGCTTCAACCACTTGGTCTACCGTTAGGTTATGGGAACGCAGAAGTGACGGGTTTACGTTAATTTCTATTGTTCTTGGGCTACCACCAAAAGGGGCGGGAGAAAGCAAGCCAGGTATAGCCGAAAAACTAGGACGTACATAAGTATTGGCCAAATCTTGCAATTCGTTGTTGGTACGGATAGGACTGCTCAGTACCAGCTGCCCTACGGGAAGCGACGAAGCGTCGAAACGGATAACGAATGGCGGTTGCGAACCTGGCGGGAAAATGGCTTGCGCCCTTGTAGATAATGCGCTTAATTCTGCTGCTGCCTGGGCCATATTGGTGCCTTCGTAATAGGTAAGCTTCATGAGCATTAAACCCTGCGTATTTTTGGTTTCGATGCTTTTAATGCCGTTTGCAAAAAGCAGGATGTTAACATATTGTTTACCAAAATAAGCCTCCATTTGGTCGGGTGTGTAACCACCAAAGGGGTGCGCAATATAAATTACCGGAAGGTTCATCTGCGGAAGGATATCAACCTTGATCTGGTTGATGGCCCCTATACCGAAAAAGAACAAGCCAGCCACTAAAACGATGATGGATATGGGTTTGCGGAGTGCGAAACGTATTAAATTCATTTATATAGCCAGATTAAAATTCGTTGATAAATATGTCGTAATTGCCCAATGCAGCCGATTTGAGCAATAAGGCCTGCCAAACATTGGTAAAGGCAATATCCCGGTCGGTTTCTGCACGGTTTAAGGTAAAAAGCGCCTGCGTAAGATCTACCAATGTAGTGAGCCCGTTTCTGTACAGTGTGCTTTTTTGTAGATAAGCATCCGATGCTGCCTTTACCTGGATAGGCGCTTCCCTGTAATTGGCCAAAGCGTTGGCTAATTTAGTTTCTGCAAGTGTTAATTGTGCTTTAAGTTGCTGATCAACAAGGTTGTATTCTTCCTTTAAGCCTTGGCTAATGTATTCCTGTGCACGAACTTGCGGACGGTTTTTTAGCAATGTAGATAGATTCCAGGTCATTCCTATGCCAATCAAATAGTTTCCGCGCGTGGGGTTTATTCCATCGGCATAACTGGTAGAATAAGCAGTTTGATCTAAGGCATAACCAGAACTAAAACCCGAACCTTTACCCTGCATTACCCCAAAAAAGGTAAACGTTGGGTAATATAATTTTTTGAAATAATTAACCTGTTGCTGGCTAACATCAACACGGTTTTGATAAAACTTTAACAGTGGATGTGAGCTTTTGATCACCGTATCTTCGAGCAGATTGCCAGGGATACGGGTAATTGAGGTGGTATCTAGCTCGTAAGAGGTTGCGGTTAATCCCATTAAAACGCCCAAACGGTTGGCTTGTTCCTGTTCCAGGTCTTTGGCTTTTGTTAGTGCGATTTTAGCATTAGAAACTTCGGCTTTTGCTAATGACGAATCTACCCCGGCAATTAATCCGTTTTTGGCTCTGATGACGGCCGTATTTTTAAAAGTAACAGCGCGATCGAGATTTTTCTGTTGCGATTTGCTTAACCTTTGTGCAGCCAGCAAATTTAAATATGCTGCAGAAACACGGATTTCCTGCTGGAATTTTTCCTGTTCCAGGTCGTTTTTATCTCTTTGGTAAGTAGCATCAGCAATTTTAATGCGCTCTTTGATTTTTCCAAAAGTGAAGAAATCCCAGTTTACATTAGCCAGATAGAGTCCGCCAAAGGCGGCATTCCAGTTTTGTTTGCCTAAAGCAGGACCAGAGGAAGCCGTTCCCAAACCACCAAGTCCATATTGTGGTCCGTTTTGGCCGTTAATGGTACCATAATCTTGTTGGGCACTTAAACTGAAGTTTGGTAGATACTCTCTTTTAGCCTGTTGGATAGATAATTTTGATGCATTGGCGTAATCATCTTTGGCCTTAATAGTGCCATAATTGTTTAATGCAGTATTAACAGCTTGCTTAAGGCTAAGCGTTTGTGCACTTACGCCGATGGATAGACTGATAAATAATAGTAACGAAAAATAAAATAAAGATATACGAGACATAGTGTATAATTTACACGGCAAATGTAAATTATGGTCGCAATATCAAAGTATTCAGTTCAAATCAAAAATTATGCGAATCAAATAATAATCGAATTGTTACTTAAGGCATAAAAAGAGGGCAATTCCTGATACTAAAAAATAATAAAGGCTGTATCACAAAAATGAAATTGTCATCCTGGGCCTGTCGAAGGACGGATGGAATTACAAATATGATGCAACCTGTTATTAACAAGGTGTTTATGATTCCTCTGTATAACTTTTAAAATTATCCAGAATGGCCTGCCATCCACCACGTTGCATTTCGATTGGGTTGGTCGATTCTGCATCGAAAGTTTCAGTTATCCTGGTTTGTTCGCTCAGTGCATCAAAAATAATGCTTACTGTTCTGCCATCGTCCATGGTATATTCGATTTTTTTATGCTGATCAACCGTGGTATAGGTTCCGCCGAAATCAAAACTCATACTGCCATCTTTTGCAGCCATGGTGCTTTTAAATTTACCACCAACTTTTAAATCGTTTTCTGAATAAGGGGTATGCCAATCTGGTGAGGCAAATGCCCATTTTGTAATATGGTCTGGGTTATTCCAAAATTCCCAAACTTTTTCTATTGGTGCATTTACTGTTGTTTCTACGGTGATTGATGTTTTATTTTCCATGTTTTAAAGTGTTTAATTTTTTAATAAAGTTATAGGAACTTTAACAACTCAGAAAGAGTAAATACGACAAAATAGGGGGTAGAATACCCTTAATTGATTGTAGGCAGGCAATTTTAGCATGTAGTTTGTTTTTCTTTTATATGAAGAGGTTGTCAGGTTTTCAGTGTAGTCATTTAAGAGATATAGGTTTAGTGATGAAATAAGATCAATCCCTTTTCTTTTTTAAGTCACTCCATTCTCCAATCTCATCTTTTTCAGGTGGTCTTACAAAATCTAAAACCCTGCTCTCTTTAGCCCCAAAAGACTTAAAATTCACTTTTGCTTCTCGCAAAGAGACTGAATTCGGGCCGCCGTCATCATCAATATGCGCCTCTTGATAAAAATCTTTTTGCCAAAAACAAACCGGGCAGATCATTGAAATCGCATCCTTCTCGATTGTATAAAAATCGCAACAAGCACATTTAATTTTATTTTCTGCATTCATTATTATTATCTAAGCCTGCTCAAAGTAGGAAGATAGTAAATTTAGATCAATTAACCTGTCGTTAGTTTTTCTCTATGTGAAGCGCAATTCGGTACTACTATTAAGGTTTCTCCCCGCTTTCTGTTTTACTTCGTGCTCACTGCAATCGGGGCTAGGTGGCTCGGCTTGTAATAAGATTATAGGCTGAAGGCTTAAGCATGATTGAGAAGAGGATTAGAGTTTTTGCAGCAATCTTTGTTCAATAAACCCGGTAGCAACGGTTCCGATCCTTCATCGGAATTAGCGGATAACGGGTCTGCTGTTACCGGAGAGCTGCTGAACGATCGTTTTCAAAAAAAACAAAAGAACCAGCTTTTGCTTACTTATTAACCTTTTCCTTTTACATGAAGATTACAAGCTAGATACTGTAAAAAACTGAACGATCGTTTTAAAGTTTTTCAGCTGTTTAATGAATAGATGAACAGGGTGTCATTATTTTTGGTTTCAATTCGCAGAAATGGCAAACAATATCCAGTTATTTTATAAATTTAGCACCGTATTATAATAATAATTAAAAACTGCTCATGAAAAATAGCTTTTTAATAACCGCCTGTTTGTTTTTGTTTAGCCATGTTTTAAGCGCTGCTGAAGTAGATACCGCTTTAACCTATAGTAAATCGATGAACAAAAATATTAAAGCAGTGGTAATTAAGCCCGATAGCTATAAAACTGGAAAAACTTTTCCGGTGGTTTACCTACTCCACGGCGCAGGAGGTAACTATGCAGAATGGGCCAGAAAAGTACCGGCGATTAAAAACCTTGTCGATCAATATCAATTTATTGTGGTATGCCCTGATGGTAATGTAACCAGCTGGTATTTCGATAGTCCGGTAGATGCTAAATGGAAATATGAAACCTATGTGGCTAAAGAGTTGGTGAGCTATATTGATGAACATTATAAAACGATTGCTGAAAAAAGGGGGAGAGGTATTACGGGTTTGAGTATGGGCGGCCATGGTGCATTATACCTGGCTATTAAACACCAGGATGTGTATGGGGCTGTAGGCAGCATGAGTGGCGGTGTAGACATTAAACCTTTTCCGAACGGCTGGGATATCTCAAAAAGATTAGGTACACAGGACGAATTTCCGGAGCGCTGGAAACAGAACAGTGTAATTGATATGATTTACCTGATTAAACCCGGATCGCTGGCCATTGCTTTTGAATGTGGCGTAGACGACTTTTTCTATAAAATGAATGTACGCCTGCATGATGAGCTGTTGTATAACAATATTCCGCACGATTTTACCACCAGGCCCGGTGTACACAACTGGGATTATTGGGCGAATGCCATTAAGTTTCAAAGCGTTTTTTTTGATAATTATTTTAACCGTAAACCTTAGAATTGGGTATTGGCTACTGGTTTAAGTAGTTATTCTCTTTTTCTTGTTGATAAACAGTGATTTATAAAACTGACTAAAAATTGAAATTTTGATCTGTGGTCGAAATCATACATTTTGAATTAAAATTGATACGCGATTTACCCTAAAAATTAACTTTTAGATTACATACAAAATAAAGACTTACCATATTTTTGGCCGTTCTCGAAATCTTATTTATAAAACAGGAAACGAAGATTTAAAACCAAAAATGAAATACTTAGTCAAAGAAATCAGTGACGGAAACTGCGATATCACGTTATTGCCAGAAAACCTGAATGATAGGAATCTTTTAGCCGAAACAACGAAAAACCTTCAGCACGATTACCAAGAAACGATCCAATCGCATTACGAACATGCATTGAAAAATGAAGTTCATGGCAATGCTGCATTTGTTTCCTTAAATAAAGAAGAAAGCAATTATCCGAAAAGAGTAAATGTAAATTACCAGATTATGCTAAGTTAAGTAGATCATTTTCTGGCCAAAAAACCGTCTAAAGGGAAAAATAAGCCTGGGCATTGGCTTTAAGAAAATTTATCCACCAGGTTACTCAAATAAAAGGGACTATTCGATTTTTTTCGGGCAGTCTCTTTTTTATTTTACGGCTATTTAGTTTACAAATGATTTGCGTGCGCCGCAAGATAATCTGAAAGGTACTTAAAGCATTTAAGTAAAAATTTTAAACCTAGCATGATTTTACACGTTTTGGGTTAAAATACGGTGATCTTGTGTTAAAATACGAGTGCTTTAATCTAGAGATAGTATATATTTTTAATAAGCGTTGTTTATACGTTTATCAGATGCTTATTGACGCTTAGGTGAGAACAAATATCACTAACCATTAACCAAATAAAACTAATATGAGTAACAGTCGAATCCTCTATAGGCAAACACCTATTTAAAAGTTAGCACTATCATTTTTCAGATAAGGGATATGTTTAAACAGAAATGGTTTAAGATTTCATCTTATGCCATATTTCTTTGCTTATTTTAATAAACGTTGTTTTGACGTTTATGATTAATCTTGAAAAGGAAAGGGAATGTTATGCCCATTTAAAACCATCTAAAAACTATTAAACCAAATATATTATGAGCAACAAACAAGGGTTAAATCCAAAAATTCGTAATCTGCCTGATTTACTGACCGGGTCTCTCAAAATAATGATATCATCAGTTATGAACAGACAGCAAAAAATGAAGAAAATTAAATCCGGTTTTAACAGTAGGGGATTAGCAAAATACATGATGCTTTTTCTCACCTTTTTAAGTATTAATACCATGGCCCAGAATTCAATAACGGTTAAGGGTATTGTTAGAGATACGACAAGCGGACTCCCCGGTGCCGTGATCAAAATTGTAGGGGCTGCGAATCAAGGAATCGCTACAGACAATTTTGGCCGATTCGAAATTAAGGCTGCGAAGTCGGCTACGCTCGCCATTACCTGTATAGGATTCAAGCCAAGGCAAATTTCACTTGCTTCAAAATCAGTCGATGCAGGCAATGTGATTACTTTGGACATCAAGCTTGAAAGTGCTACCACTGAGTTACAGGAAGTTGCAGTAACCGGATTTGGTAATACCCAAAAAAAAGCGAGTATGGTTAGTTCAATCACAACGGTAAATGTGAAGGATTTAAAAACCCCTTCATCGAACTTGACTAATGCTCTTGCCGGGCGTATTGCCGGCGTGATTGCTTTCCAGAATAGTGGCGAGCCGGGAATGGGCACTGATAACTCGACCTTCTATATCCGGGGTTTATCTACGTTTGGCTCAGGCAAAAGAGATCCGCTCATTTTAATTGATGGGGTGGAATCATCGGCTACCGATATGGCACGCCTACAGCCAGATGATATCTCAGATTTCTCAGTACTGAAAGATGCTGCGGCCTCGTCAGTTTACGGTGCAAGAGGAGCAAATGGGGTTGTCCTTATTAATACCAAATTGGGAATGAACGCAAAGCCCCAGTTTAATTTCAGGGTAGAGAATAGAATATCAAGGAATACCCGGGATTATGAGTTTGCAGACAATATCACCTATATGAAAATGGCAAATGAAGCTTCAATAACACGTACGCCAAATGGAATTGAGCCCTATTCCCAAAATAAAATTAACAGTACAGCAGCCGGTGAAGATCCATATCTGTACCCGAATAATAACTGGTTAGATCAGCTTATCAAAAAGCAAACGGTTAACCAGGGCTACAACTTGAATATATCAGGTGGCACTAACCGTGCCAGGTACTACATTGCTGGTACCTTAAACCAGGATAACGGTAATTTAAGAGTGAACCCGATTAATAATTTTAATAATAATATTCGCCTGAACAACTATTCAATTAGGACGAATATAGATCTTGATCTCACCAAATCAACCGTATTAGTTATTCGTATGTATGGCCAGTTTGATGACTATCAGGGGCCGATCGGTGGGTTTGATGGTTCAAGGCGTATCTCTGGCGGTGAGCAAACTTTTAGAAATGCATTAAACGCAAATCCGGTCATGTTCCCGGCTGTGTATCCATCAGGCAAATTGCCTTTCATTGAGCATCCACTTTTTGGTTCTGCTCAGACACGTAATACCGACCTGAGCCTAAGTTCTACCTTGTATACCAATCCTTATGCGGAGATGGTAAAAGGATATCAGGTTTATAAAACCTCGAACCTACAGCCTCAGCTGGAATTAAAACAGGACTTGGCGGCTTTAACAACGGGCTTAAGTGCACGGGCAATGGGGTATTTACGGAGAACTTCCTTTTACAGGGTAAATAGAAATTACGATCCATTTTTTTATTCTGCAGTGATTAATGCTCAGGATCAATCCTATAATTTAACCGCATTAAACGATGGTGGACAAAATTCGATAGGTACCGTTGGAACAGAAGTACTAAATTTTACCAGAGATGCAAAAGATATTGACTCAAGGATGTGGCTGGAAGGTTCGGTTAATTATAACAGGACTTTTAACAATAAACATGCGGTTGGGGGGATGCTTGTTTCTTATCTTTCAAATTATGAAAATGCCAATGTTGACGAGCTGGTTCAGTCTTTACCTTCGAGAAATGCAGGTATTTCAGGAAGGTTCTCTTATGGGTACGATGATAGATATCTTGCGGAATTTAACTTCGGTTATAATGGATCTGAGCGTTTTGATACGCGTAACCGATGGGGTTTCTTTCCTTCGGTCGGTGTTGGCTACAGGATTTCGAATGAAAAGTTTTTCGCACCGCTGAGGGGTGTGATCTCTAATCTTAAATTTAGGGCTACATATGGTGTTGCAGGAAATGATGCCATTGGAAACGTAAATGACCGTTTCTTTTATATGTCGCGGGTAAGTTTAAACGACAATGGTTATGGCGCCTCTTTTGGCAGAAACGATGGAGCCCCATTATATAGCCGTCCTGGTGTTTCCATCTCCAGATATGCGAATGCTGATATTTCCTGGGAGAGATCGACGCAGTTGAATATTGGAATGGATTTGACCGTAGGAAAAGGAATTGATGTAGTTGTGGATGTTTACAAGCAAAAACGAACTAACATTTTGCAGCCTGTTGCAAATATTGATAATGCAGCAGGCCTGATGGCAACAACTTTTTCTAATTTTGGAGAAGGTACATCAAAAGGTGTAGATATGTCTGGAAGCTATAGGGCAAATATTTCCCGTGATTTTTCGATCAATGCCAGGGGTACTTTTACTTATGCTACAACTAAGATCGGTAAGATTGATGAACTTCCTTACCCCGCATCACTATCTTATTTATCCAGAAAAGGAGCCGCATTTAATCAAGCCTATGGATATATTGCTGAACGGCTGTTTATTGACGATGAAGAAGTCGCTAATTCACCCGTTCAGTTTGGCGATCGTGGTCTCAGGGCAGGTGATATTAAATATAGGGATATAAATGGCGATGGGGTTATCAATACTGATGATCAGGTTGCACTTGGTTACCCTACAGAACCAGAAATTACTTATGGTTTCGGATCAAGTTTTAGGTATAAGAAATTTGATTTTAGTTTTTATTTCCAGGGATCGGCTCGCTTTTCGTTTTTCATAAACTCGAACCAAATTCAGCCATTTTATCAAAATGGTGGTTATCAGACAGGTTTGCTAAAGGCAGTTGCGGATAATTATTGGACGGAGACAAATCCTAATCTTTATGCCTTTTGGCCAAGATTAAGCACCTGGAGGGTGCCGAGCAATAACGTCACATCAACCTGGTGGATGAGGAATGGCAATTTCCTTAGGTTAAAAAATGTGGAATTTGGATATACCTCAGAGATTAAAAAACTGAATGTGAGAAGTATCCGCTTTTATTTGTCGGCAACTAACCTTTTCATATTAAGCAAGTTCAAAATGTGGGATGCAGAAATGCGTGGTAATGGAATGAATTATCCGCTCCAATCGCTTTATAACCTAGGCTTACAGGTGAGTTTATAATATAATATCTAATGGAAATGAATAAGAAAAAAATACTTGCACTAGCTGTCGTTTTCACAGTCTTGTGTAGCATAACATCCTGCAAAAAGTATCTGGACATTGTTCCAGACAACGTTGCTGTGATCGAAAATGCATTCAAACTTCGTATCGAAGCTGAAAAATATCTCTTTACCTGTTATTCTTACTTACCCAAAAATGGAGATGGCTGGTTCAATGCCGGAATGATGTCTGGTGATGAAATCTGGTTGCCTCAAGCAGACCGCGCACATTGGCATCCAGCCTTTCAGATAGCCCAAGGAGAGCAAAATAGAAGCAGGCCCTTATTTAATGAATGGGGTGGAGACTTAAAAGGAGGGGATGGAAGATATAATTACCTCATGATGTTCAGGGCCATTCGCCATTGCAACATCTTTCTTCAAAACATCAAAGACCCAACAAAAGCGCCTGATCTGGGAATAGCTGAACGGGAAAGATGGATAGGAGAAGTAGAGTTTTTGAAAGCCTATTATCACTATTACCTGATGAGGATGTATGGCCCTATACCGCTTATTGATATAAATGCACCAGAATCTTCAGATCCTGAAGGGCTTTATTATAAACGCGCCCCAATAGATGAGACTGTAAATTATCTATCTGCACTTTTAGATGCGGCAACTGAAAAGCTACCACAACGAATTTCTGATGAGAATAAAGAGTTGGGTAGAATAACCAAACCCATTGCTCTTGCTGTTAAGGCAAAACTTCTTTTGATGGCAGCAAGTCCGCTATTTAATGGGAATTCGGATTATGCAGGCTTTAAGGATAAAGATAATACGACATTTTTCAATCCGGTATTCGATCTTAAAAAATGGGAAAAGGCAAGGGATGCAGCCAAAGCAGCAATAGCGTCTGCGGAGCTAAATGGCAGTGCCCTTTATACTTATACTAATGATTCATATGGCTTAAGCCCAGAAACAAAAACTCAATTGAACATCCGCAATTCGGTAACCACCAGATGGAGTGCTGAGCACGTTTGGGCACTTTCAAACAGTTATTTTGTGAATGAGGCTCTTTGTATGCCACCAATGGCAGGCATCGCAAATGTAGATAGGTTCCAGTTACAAGGTGTTTGGGGAGCTCCGTTGAAAATTGCGAAAATGTTCTACAGCAAAAACGGTGTACCTATTGATGAAGATAAAACGCTGGATTTTGCTAATTATATGCAAACCAGAGTAGCAACTACCGCTGAACGTTTTACAATTGAACCTGGATTTGCAACCGCAAGACTTAATTATGACCGTGAACCAAGGTTTTATGCTGATCTGGGCTTCGATGGAAGCAAATGGTACATGAAGGATGCCACCAGCACAAGTAGCGACATAAACTCGGTATACGTCCAATCAAAAAATGCAGAACGATCTGGATTTGGTCATTTTACCAATTGGAATGAGACTGGTTATTTTATTAAAAAACTCGTTCATTGGGAGTCAACTACGAACACCAACAATGCCCCAAGTTGGAAGACCTATCCTTGGCCGGAAATAAGACTGGCTGATCTCTATTTGATGTACGCTGAGACTTTGAATGAAGTGGAACCCGGTTCAGCTACTGCAATCAGCTATGTGGACCGCGTGAGAACCAGGGCAGGATTAAAAGGTGTCGTAGAATCATGGACAAATTATTCCAAGAGCCCATCTAAGTATACCAGCCAGGCTGGGCTTCGAGAAATTATCCGTAGAGAACGCCTGATCGAACTGGCCTTCGAAGGTCAGCGGTTTTGGGATCTCCGTAGATGGAAACTATCTGGCGAGGAGCTAAATAAAGATATCACCGGACTAAGTGTTTTGGGTAAGACAACTGAGAGTTATAACATCGAACGGACTATTTTCAGCCAAACATTTATAGCGCCCAGGGATTATTTTTGGCCGATTGGAGACAATGAAATCAGAAAGAACCCAAAACTGGTAGAGAACCCTGGATGGTAGTATTTATTTTAAAGATAAAAATCATGAAATCAAAGAAAATAATAAATTACTTATTGCTGTTTACATTGGTATCCGCACTGTTTTCCTGTAAAGAGGAAGAACTTGGTGGGCCCACAACGCATGACGGAGCTGTTCCTCAAATGGTAAGCAACATTCAGGTTGAAAATCTGAGTGGTAAAGCGAGAATTACCTATAAACTGCCAAATGACAAGAATTTATTATATGTCAAAGCAGTTTTTAAGTTAGCCAACGGAACTAATTTTGAAGCCAAATCATCCTTTTATAAAGATACCGTTGTAGTTGAAGGATTTGCTGATACCCTGGAGCATCAGGTCTCACTGTATTCTGTGAGTAGGAGCGAGGTACTTTCGCAACCAACTATCGTAAAAGTAAAACCTCTTGAAGCCCCATTCCGGAAAGTATTTAAGAGCATCCAGGTTATCAATGCCTTTGGTGGATATAATCTGGCGGCTACAAATCCAACACGTGATAATATTTCGATAATGGTAATGAAGAAGAATGTTTTTAAGCAGTTTGAAGTGGACAATTTCAGGAGCATATTTACCCGTACCGACGTAATTTTATCTAAAATTAGAGGGCTTGATACCGCAAGGCAGGAATTGGCAATTTTTGTTAAAGACAAATGGGGGAACAGTTCTGATACACTTTACAAAACAATAAATCCGATATTTGAAGCTAAACTTAATCCTTCACTTTTCCGGGCTTTGGTATTACCTGGCGATGCTCCACAGGTTACTAATGGCGCCGCATTGGTTTATGCCTGGGATGGTAGGCTCGGATGGCCTTATACAAGTTTTACCCATCAGATTAATGGCGGTAACGGGCCACATATGATCAGCTTTGATACTGGTGTTTCGGCAAAATTAAGCCGTGTCTGGATTCGCCCCTTCCCTGAAGGAACAAGGTATTACTACCTCTCTACAATGAAAAGGTTCGAAATATACGGTTCTAGTAATCCAAATCTAAACGGAGCTTTAGACTCAAGCTGGATTCTTTTGGGTAGCTACGAAGTGAAAAAACCTTCTGGACTGCCTTATGGAAATGATAATGCAGAAGATCAGGCCACTGCAGCGGCTGGTTTTAGTTGGGATATTGATCTGACTGCGCCTAAAGTGCGCTATCTAAGGGTCAGATGTCTGGAGAACTGGGCAGGCGGAACCGCACAAAGTATCAATGAAATAGAGGTTTATGGTGCAGTACAATAAACAATTTGATTCATTAATTAGAATTAAGGAGATGAAAAATAAAATAAAGAAAACCATCCTCATGTCTTTCGTGGCAGCACTGCTGTTTGGTTGCTCTAAGTCAGACGATTATAAAAAATATCTGGAAGGAGGGGATATCCTTTACTCGGGTAAGTTGGATTCTGTTAAAATTAACCCGGGCAACAATCGTGTACAGTTAACCGGTCTTTTAAAAGCCGATCCAAAAATCAATAAGATTAAAATCTTTTGGAATGATAAAAAAGATTCAATTGAGTATCCCGTAAATATGAATACAGATCCCAGGAGATTCACCAAAATATTTAATGTGGAAGAAGGGATACGAAGTTTTTTAGTGTATACTTTCGATGTTGATGGAAATCGATCCATTGCTGTTAATGCAGTAGGGAGGGTTTATGGCCCACGTTACGCTGCATCTTTGAACAATCGGGTAATTGGCAGCGCAACCCAAGTTAATGGCGAAACTGTTATCGATTGGCTAACCATTGATCTCTCGGCTGGGCCTTTCGCTACCGAAATCCAGTATATTTCTACAACCGGATTAAAAACGCTAAGAGTGCCAATAGCCACAGAACGCACCAAATTGAACGACCTTGCAAGCACAGCATCTACAATTAGTACCAGGACACTTTATCTGCCTACTAAATCAAGTATAGACACTTTTTACACGGAGTTTGCTCAGGTTGGTGTTTTAAAGGATGTTACTGCTCAATACATGTCAAACACCAACATACCCTTTACAACCAGCGTGAAGGGAGACAGATGGGGGATTCCAACTGGTTGGACAACCAATGATGCTGTGCGGAATTTCAGGCAGGCAGCTGGTGTATTTTACGGTGGGGTAGATGCTTGGTTTGGCGGCCCTCAACTGGCCATGGAAGCAGGATGGTCAGCAGATAATATGGCTACAATTACTGATGGCAAAATTTATCAAAGTCCTATTTTACCTGCTGGGCTATATACCCTCGAAATAGATATCCCTGATTGTACCGCAGGGGGAGACTTCTATACTGTGGCGGCCGAAGGAGATGGCATACCCAATACGGGCAACATCGCATCTTCATTGGCGTATGCCAAGACGAATGCAAAAGGTACACATAAGATTACCTTTACATTGACTACCGAAAAGAAGGTGTCGCTAGGTTTTGTTGGCAATGTTCAAAATAAAGGAGCTGGAGATGGTACATTCTGGAGAATTAGCCAGGTACGACTGAAATATTTGCCCAAAACCAATTAATCTAGTTTTTAATTGAGCGCCAGAATGTGTCTGGCGCTCTTTTTTAGCTTCTTTGATTTTTTTGGTTTAT
The nucleotide sequence above comes from Pedobacter riviphilus. Encoded proteins:
- a CDS encoding TolC family protein, whose product is MSRISLFYFSLLLFISLSIGVSAQTLSLKQAVNTALNNYGTIKAKDDYANASKLSIQQAKREYLPNFSLSAQQDYGTINGQNGPQYGLGGLGTASSGPALGKQNWNAAFGGLYLANVNWDFFTFGKIKERIKIADATYQRDKNDLEQEKFQQEIRVSAAYLNLLAAQRLSKSQQKNLDRAVTFKNTAVIRAKNGLIAGVDSSLAKAEVSNAKIALTKAKDLEQEQANRLGVLMGLTATSYELDTTSITRIPGNLLEDTVIKSSHPLLKFYQNRVDVSQQQVNYFKKLYYPTFTFFGVMQGKGSGFSSGYALDQTAYSTSYADGINPTRGNYLIGIGMTWNLSTLLKNRPQVRAQEYISQGLKEEYNLVDQQLKAQLTLAETKLANALANYREAPIQVKAASDAYLQKSTLYRNGLTTLVDLTQALFTLNRAETDRDIAFTNVWQALLLKSAALGNYDIFINEF
- a CDS encoding SRPBCC family protein, whose protein sequence is MENKTSITVETTVNAPIEKVWEFWNNPDHITKWAFASPDWHTPYSENDLKVGGKFKSTMAAKDGSMSFDFGGTYTTVDQHKKIEYTMDDGRTVSIIFDALSEQTRITETFDAESTNPIEMQRGGWQAILDNFKSYTEES
- a CDS encoding CPCC family cysteine-rich protein, which codes for MNAENKIKCACCDFYTIEKDAISMICPVCFWQKDFYQEAHIDDDGGPNSVSLREAKVNFKSFGAKESRVLDFVRPPEKDEIGEWSDLKKKRD
- a CDS encoding alpha/beta hydrolase, whose product is MKNSFLITACLFLFSHVLSAAEVDTALTYSKSMNKNIKAVVIKPDSYKTGKTFPVVYLLHGAGGNYAEWARKVPAIKNLVDQYQFIVVCPDGNVTSWYFDSPVDAKWKYETYVAKELVSYIDEHYKTIAEKRGRGITGLSMGGHGALYLAIKHQDVYGAVGSMSGGVDIKPFPNGWDISKRLGTQDEFPERWKQNSVIDMIYLIKPGSLAIAFECGVDDFFYKMNVRLHDELLYNNIPHDFTTRPGVHNWDYWANAIKFQSVFFDNYFNRKP
- a CDS encoding SusC/RagA family TonB-linked outer membrane protein; translated protein: MKKIKSGFNSRGLAKYMMLFLTFLSINTMAQNSITVKGIVRDTTSGLPGAVIKIVGAANQGIATDNFGRFEIKAAKSATLAITCIGFKPRQISLASKSVDAGNVITLDIKLESATTELQEVAVTGFGNTQKKASMVSSITTVNVKDLKTPSSNLTNALAGRIAGVIAFQNSGEPGMGTDNSTFYIRGLSTFGSGKRDPLILIDGVESSATDMARLQPDDISDFSVLKDAAASSVYGARGANGVVLINTKLGMNAKPQFNFRVENRISRNTRDYEFADNITYMKMANEASITRTPNGIEPYSQNKINSTAAGEDPYLYPNNNWLDQLIKKQTVNQGYNLNISGGTNRARYYIAGTLNQDNGNLRVNPINNFNNNIRLNNYSIRTNIDLDLTKSTVLVIRMYGQFDDYQGPIGGFDGSRRISGGEQTFRNALNANPVMFPAVYPSGKLPFIEHPLFGSAQTRNTDLSLSSTLYTNPYAEMVKGYQVYKTSNLQPQLELKQDLAALTTGLSARAMGYLRRTSFYRVNRNYDPFFYSAVINAQDQSYNLTALNDGGQNSIGTVGTEVLNFTRDAKDIDSRMWLEGSVNYNRTFNNKHAVGGMLVSYLSNYENANVDELVQSLPSRNAGISGRFSYGYDDRYLAEFNFGYNGSERFDTRNRWGFFPSVGVGYRISNEKFFAPLRGVISNLKFRATYGVAGNDAIGNVNDRFFYMSRVSLNDNGYGASFGRNDGAPLYSRPGVSISRYANADISWERSTQLNIGMDLTVGKGIDVVVDVYKQKRTNILQPVANIDNAAGLMATTFSNFGEGTSKGVDMSGSYRANISRDFSINARGTFTYATTKIGKIDELPYPASLSYLSRKGAAFNQAYGYIAERLFIDDEEVANSPVQFGDRGLRAGDIKYRDINGDGVINTDDQVALGYPTEPEITYGFGSSFRYKKFDFSFYFQGSARFSFFINSNQIQPFYQNGGYQTGLLKAVADNYWTETNPNLYAFWPRLSTWRVPSNNVTSTWWMRNGNFLRLKNVEFGYTSEIKKLNVRSIRFYLSATNLFILSKFKMWDAEMRGNGMNYPLQSLYNLGLQVSL